The following are encoded in a window of Choloepus didactylus isolate mChoDid1 chromosome 17, mChoDid1.pri, whole genome shotgun sequence genomic DNA:
- the REV1 gene encoding DNA repair protein REV1 isoform X5 encodes MSVLSSPRHPSCIMHVDMDCFFVSVGIRNRPDLKGKPVAVTSNRGTGRAPLRPGANPQLEWQYYQSRMLRGKAADIPDSSMWESQDSAQANGIDTILSKAEIASCSYEARQVGIKNGMFFGYAKQLCPNLQAVPYDFHAYKEVARTMYETLASYTHNIEAVSCDEALVDITEILAETRLTPDEFANAVRMEIKDQTKCAASVGIGSNILLARMATRKAKPDGQYHLKPEEVDDFIRGQLVTNLPGVGHSMESKLASLGIKTCGDLQYMTMAKLQKEFGPKTGQMLYRFCRGLDDRPVRTEKERKSVSAEINYGIRFIQPKEAETFLLSLSEEIQRRLEAAGVKGKRLTLKIMVRKPGAPVETAKFGGHGICDNITRTVTLDQATDSAKIIGKATLNMFHSMKLNISDMRGVGIHVNQLILTNRTLSTCPSHPSVPSAHFAGGSHSVRDLFQVQKVKKSTDEQHKEVFLAAVDLETSAASRACPLLPSFPTHLASGVSPAAGKAEPLVKCNGLHSPVTLKSRLNLSIEVPSPSQLDPSVLEALPPDLREQVEQVCAVQQGEPHGDRKKEPLNGCNTGILPQPVGTVLLELPEPQESSSDTEINLIALPAFSQVDPEVFAALPVELQKELRAAYDQRQRQAEMAAPPQPTRTAVPNNPLLQLKPAAVKEKKRNKKNFISPKKKVQSPLKNKLLGSPAKSLAGPCGSPQKLINGFLKQEGPAAEKPLGERAAATAGVPGCTSLQPDVPACARPPAPNLAGAVEFCDVKTLLREWITTISDPMEEDILQVVKYCTDLIEEKDLEKLDLVIKYMKRLMQQSVESVWNMAFDFILDNVQVVLQQTYGSTLKVT; translated from the exons cagataTACCAGATTCATCAATGTGGGAGAGTCAAGATTCTGCACAAGCAAATGGAATTGATACTATTTTGTCAAAGGCTGAAATTGCATCTTGTAGTTATGAAGCCAG GCAAGTTGGCATTAAGAACGGAATGTTTTTTGGGTATGctaaacagctgtgtcccaatcTTCAAGCTGTTCCATATGACTTTCACGCATATAAGGAAGTTGCACGGACGATGTATGAAACACTGGCAAG CTACACCCACAACATCGAGGCTGTCAGCTGCGACGAAGCCCTGGTGGACATCACCGAGATTCTTGCCGAGACCAGACTCACTCCCGATGAATTTGCAAACGCGGTCCGGATGGAAATCAAAGACCAGACTAAATGTGCGGCTTCTGTTGGAATTG gTTCTAATATTCTCCTGGCTAGAATGGCAACTAGAAAAGCAAAACCAGATGGTCAATACCACCTAAAACCAGAAGAAGTAGATGATTTTATCAGAGGTCAACTAGTTACTAACCTACCAG GAGTTGGACATTCAATGGAATCCAAGTTAGCATCTTTGGGAATTAAAACTTGTGGAGATTTGCAATATATGACCATGGCAAAACTTCAGAAAGAATTTGGTCCAAAAACAGGTCAGATGCTTTATAGGTTCTGCCGGGGCTTGGATGATAGACCAGTTCGAacggagaaggaaagaaaatctgTTTCAGCTGAGATCAACTATGGAATCAGGTTTATCCAG CCAAAGGAAGCAGAAACTTTTCTTCTGAGTCTTTCTGAAGAAATCCAAAGGCGCCTTGAAGCTGCTGGCGTGAAGGGCAAACGTCTGACCCTGAAGATCATGGTGCGGAAGCCTGGGGCCCCTGTAGAAACCGCAAAATTTGGAGGCCATGGAATTTGTGATAACATTACCAG GACTGTAACTCTTGACCAAGCAACAGATAGTGCAAAAATCATTGGAAAGGCTACACTAAACATGTTTCATTCAATGAAGCTAAATATATCGGATATGAGAGGG GTTGGGATTCACGTGAACCAGTTGATTCTGACTAACCGGACCCTTTCCACGTGTCCCAGTCACCCCTCGGTGCCGTCGGCCCACTTTGCCGGCGGGTCGCACTCCGTCCGTGATCTCTTCCAAGTTCAGAAAGTGAAGAAATCCACTGACGAGCAGCACAAGGAAG TCTTTCTTGCTGCTGTGGATCTCGAAACATCAGCTGCCTCCAGAGCCTGCCCCTTGTTGCCCTCCTTTCCTACACATCTGGCGTCTGGGGTCAGTCCTGCTGCCGGCAAAGCCGAGCCTCTGGTGAAGTGCAATGGTCTGCATTCTCCTGTCACTTTGAAGTCAAGACTGAACCTCAGCATAGAGGTTCCGTCACCTTCCCAG CTTGATCCGTCTGTTTTAGAAGCACTTCCACCTGACCTCCGGGAACAAGTAGAGCAAGTCTGTGCTGTTCAGCAAGGAGAGCCACATGGGGACAGAAAGAAAGAACCGTTAAATGGCTGTAACACAGGAATTTTGCCACAGCCAGTTGGGACAGTTTTGTTAGAGCTACCTGAACCTCAGGAATCGAGCAGCGACACAGAGATTAACCTAATAGCCCTCCCAGCATTTTCACAA GTGGACCCTGAGGTGTTTGCTGCCCTCCCCGTGGAGCTGCAGAAGGAGCTGAGGGCAGCCTATGATCAAAGACAAAGGCAGGCCGAGATGGCCGCACCCCCGCAGCCCACCCGCACAGCTG TGCCAAACAATCCTTTGCTTCAGCTAAAACCAGCAGcagtgaaagagaagaaaagaaacaagaaaaacttCATCAGCCCCAAGAAAAAGGTTCAGAGTCCTTTGAAAAACAAGCTTCTTGGTAGTCCAGCAAAATCTCTAGCAGGGCCCTGTGGGAGTCCCCAGAAGCTAATCAATGGCTTCCTCAAACAAGAAGGTCCTGCTGCCGAAAAACCCCTG GGAGAACGAGCTGCTGCCACTGCAGGTGTGCCGGGCTGTACCAGCTTGCAGCCGGACGTGCCTGCCTGTGCTCGGCCACCAGCCCCCAACCTAGCTGGAGCCGTCGAGTTCTGTGACGTGAAGACCCTGCTCCGGGAGTGGATAACGACCATCTCAG ATCCAATGGAAGAAGATATTCTGCAAGTTGTGAAATACTGTACTGATCTAATAGAGGaaaaagacttggaaaaactGGATCTAGTTATAAAATACATGAAGAG GTTGATGCAGCAGTCTGTGGAATCGGTTTGGAATATGGCATTTGACTTTATTCTTGATAACGTCCAGGTGGTCTTACAGCAGACTTACGGAAGCACACTGAAGGTCACCTAG